In the Tribolium castaneum strain GA2 chromosome 1, icTriCast1.1, whole genome shotgun sequence genome, one interval contains:
- the Orct gene encoding organic cation transporter protein has translation MGYDDVIPLIGDFGGYQKRIYFLLCLPAILCAFHKLGNVFLIAEPAYRCKLPSEFSNATYQDLSPEEMNKSYPWDSLKKNFSSCEMFVGNATKRCDEFVYDESVYGYTAVIEWELTCEKAYMIATGNSLFMVGVMLGSIIFGQLSDKYGRKKIFFASLIIQVFFGLIAAFTPEFWSFTLSRAIVGATTSGVFLVAYVIALEMVSPKKRLLAGTCCQMFFSTGYMLTALFAIYIHEWRDLQLALTLPGLVFFCYWWLIPESSRWLINQNRVEEAKVLIKIAAKKNKIKITDEQLDSLLVSEVRPENHNAHKANVLDIFRHSNLRKRSLIILFDWFANNITYYGLSWNTNNLAGNPYINFVISGAVEIPAYTFLLFTLNRWGRKFVMCGCMIFAGVALLLTMAIPDEHEWLVVTCAMLGKLAITASYGAIYIFSTEQFPTVIRNAGLGAGSTCARIGSITSPYINVLSKFWTPLPLIIFGSLALIGGVMSLVLPETLNKKLPETMEEGEAFGKKVKKERTKEEVPLNGNDLEKQAKVETNGGIQPN, from the exons ATGGGCTATGACGATGTTATTCCCCTAATCGGCGATTTCGGGGGATACCAGAAgcggatttattttttattatgcctTCCAGCCATTCTCTGTGCCTTTCATAAGCTGGGAAATGTGTTCCTCATCGCAGAACCTGCTTACAG atgtAAACTTCCGAGCGAGTTTTCCAACGCCACTTACCAGGACCTGAGTCCCGAGGAAATGAACAAGTCTTATCCTTGGGACTCGCTGAAAAAGAACTTTTCATCATGCGAAATGTTCGTCGGGAATGCGACAAAAAGATGCGATGAATTCGTTTACGACGAAAGTGTCTACGGATACACCGCAGTTATCGAA tggGAACTCACGTGCGAGAAGGCGTACATGATAGCCACCGGCAACTCACTTTTCATGGTCGGAGTCATGCTAGGTTCCATAATTTTCGGCCAATTATCCGACAA aTACGGCCGCAAGAAAATCTTTTTCGCTTCCTTGATTATCCAGGTCTTTTTCGGCTTGATCGCGGCTTTCACCCCCGAATTTTGGTCATTCACGCTGTCCCGGGCCATAGTGGGGGCCACGACTTCGGGGGTTTTCCTCGTAGCTTACGTAATCG CTTTGGAGATGGTGAGCCCGAAGAAGCGGCTCTTGGCTGGGACCTGCTGCCAGATGTTCTTCTCAACTGGCTACATGCTGACGGCCCTTTTTGCCATCTACATCCACGAGTGGAGGGACCTCCAACTGGCTCTGACTCTCCCCGGACTTGTGTTTTTCTGTTACTGGTG GTTGATTCCGGAGTCCTCCCGCTGGCTAATCAACCAAAATCGCGTGGAGGAAGCCAAAGTCCTTATCAAAATCGCGGCCAAAAagaacaaaatcaaaataaccGACGAACAACTGGACAGCTTGCTGGTTTCGGAAGTCAGACCTGAAAACCACAACGCGCATAAAGCCAACGTGTTGGACATTTTCAGACATTCCAATTTACGAAAACGATCTCTGATTATATTATTCGATTG GTTTGCCAACAACATCACTTACTACGGCCTTTCCTGGAACACGAATAACTTGGCCGGGAACCCGTACATTAACTTCGTGATTTCGGGGGCTGTTGAGATACCCGCTTACACATTTTTGCTGTTCACTCTGAACAGATGGGGGCGCAAGTTCGTAATGTGCGGCTGCATGATCTTTGCCGGCGTGGCTTTGTTACTGACGATGGCGATTCCTGACG AACACGAATGGTTGGTTGTAACTTGCGCCATGTTGGGAAAACTGGCGATAACGGCAAGTTACGGcgctatttatattttttcgaccGAGCAATTCCCCACAGTGATAAGAAACGCCGGATTGGGGGCTGGTTCGACCTGCGCTCGAATTGGGTCAATTACATCGCCCTACATCAACGTTTTG aGCAAATTCTGGACCCCTCTCCCGTTGATAATTTTCGGTTCTTTGGCGCTCATTGGCGGAGTAATGTCGTTGGTGTTGCCGGaaactttgaacaaaaaattaccagAGACCATGGAAGAGGGTGAAGCCTTTGGAAA GAAAGTGAAAAAGGAACGAACGAAGGAAGAAGTGCCGCTCAACGGAAACGACCTTGAGAAGCAGGCGAAAGTTGAGACCAACGGCGGCATACAACCGAACTGA